In one window of Stigmatopora argus isolate UIUO_Sarg chromosome 19, RoL_Sarg_1.0, whole genome shotgun sequence DNA:
- the nmbr gene encoding neuromedin-B receptor isoform X1, whose product MDQKLLRQLGLNSSEESDPGRSPAVAEERTAYAAVRGVMTASYSLIVLVGVLGNGALLKILASSGAVRSVPNVLIGSLAAGDLLLLVTCVPLDAFRFFSQDWLLGEAACKLLPAVQLTSVGVSVFTLTALSADRYKAIVKPMDVQASGALARTCAKAAAIWVLSVALAVPEALFSQVVSMQGQRGSENVTFLNCVPYPLSDQTHPKVHAVLLFAVYFLFPLVVISVYYYHIARTLMRSARDMPGELSEHTKRQVEARKRLAKIVLVFVVVFATCWLPNHLIYLYRSFRYQRTDLSLAHLLLTLLARVLSFSSSCVNPLALYLLSDGFRRRFNRLPPPVDEEKKNGRDKLAASTRTSFQSRELTAVQFVPPNGECRCANVAFAVPLCQPNAMRRQRRRRASRASGQLPAQHLSRTFDLHQKGPAHRHRRPPGSLTGRRASVDPENRKVT is encoded by the exons ATGGACCAAAAGCTCCTGCGGCAGCTCGGCCTCAACTCCAGCGAGGAGTCCGACCCGGGGCGCTCGCCGGCCGTCGCCGAGGAGCGGACGGCGTACGCGGCGGTGCGCGGCGTCATGACGGCGTCGTACTCGCTGATCGTGCTGGTGGGCGTGCTGGGCAACGGCGCGCTGCTGAAGATCTTGGCGAGCTCCGGCGCCGTGCGGAGCGTCCCCAACGTCTTGATCGGCAGCCTGGCGGCGGGCGACCTGCTGCTCCTGGTCACCTGCGTGCCGCTGGACGCCTTCCGCTTCTTCTCCCAAGACTGGCTGCTAGGGGAGGCGGCGTGCAAGCTGCTGCCCGCCGTGCAGCTCACCTCCGTCGGCGTATCCGTCTTCACGCTCACCGCCCTCAGCGCCGACAG GTACAAGGCCATCGTGAAGCCCATGGACGTCCAGGCCTCTGGCGCGCTGGCGCGGACGTGCGCCAAGGCCGCCGCCATCTGGGTGCTGTCGGTGGCGCTGGCCGTCCCCGAGGCCCTCTTCTCCCAGGTGGTCTCCATGCAG gGTCAGAGAGGCTCGGAGAATGTGACATTCCTCAACTGCGTGCCGTACCCTCTGTCCGACCAGACGCACCCCAAGGTCCACGCCGTACTGCTCTTCGCGGTCTACTTCCTCTTCCCGTTGGTCGTCATTTCCGTCTACTACTACCACATCGCGCGCACGCTCATGCGCAGCGCGCGCGACATGCCGGGCGAGCTCAGCGAGCACACCAAGAGACAG GTGGAGGCCAGGAAACGCCTGGCTAAGATCGTGCTGGTTTTCGTGGTGGTGTTCGCCACCTGCTGGCTCCCCAACCACCTCATCTACTTGTACCGATCCTTCCGCTACCAGCGGACGGACCTGTCGCTAGCCCACCTGTTGCTGACGCTGCTAGCCCGAGTCCTCAGCTTCTCGTCGTCCTGCGTCAACCCGTTGGCGCTCTACCTGCTCAGCGACGGCTTCCGACGCCGCTTCAACAGGTTGCCGCCGCCTgtagatgaggaaaaaaaaaatggaagagatAAGCTAGCCGCGAGCACTCGCACGTCATTTCAATCACGCGAACTCACGGCCGTGCAATTTGTCCCCCCCAACGGGGAGTGTCGGTGCGCTAACGTTGCTTTTGCGGTGCCTTTGTGTCAGCCAAATGCGATGCGGCgacagcggcggcggcgtgcgTCACGAGCGTCGGGCCAGCTACCAGCACAGCACCTCTCACGTACGTTTGACCTCCATCAAAAAGGCCCCGCCCACCGTCATCGGCGACCGCCGGGAAGTTTGACCGGACGGAGGGCAAGCGTCGACCCCGAGAACCGCAAAGTCACGTGA
- the nmbr gene encoding neuromedin-B receptor isoform X2: MDQKLLRQLGLNSSEESDPGRSPAVAEERTAYAAVRGVMTASYSLIVLVGVLGNGALLKILASSGAVRSVPNVLIGSLAAGDLLLLVTCVPLDAFRFFSQDWLLGEAACKLLPAVQLTSVGVSVFTLTALSADRYKAIVKPMDVQASGALARTCAKAAAIWVLSVALAVPEALFSQVVSMQGQRGSENVTFLNCVPYPLSDQTHPKVHAVLLFAVYFLFPLVVISVYYYHIARTLMRSARDMPGELSEHTKRQVEARKRLAKIVLVFVVVFATCWLPNHLIYLYRSFRYQRTDLSLAHLLLTLLARVLSFSSSCVNPLALYLLSDGFRRRFNSQMRCGDSGGGVRHERRASYQHSTSHVRLTSIKKAPPTVIGDRREV; this comes from the exons ATGGACCAAAAGCTCCTGCGGCAGCTCGGCCTCAACTCCAGCGAGGAGTCCGACCCGGGGCGCTCGCCGGCCGTCGCCGAGGAGCGGACGGCGTACGCGGCGGTGCGCGGCGTCATGACGGCGTCGTACTCGCTGATCGTGCTGGTGGGCGTGCTGGGCAACGGCGCGCTGCTGAAGATCTTGGCGAGCTCCGGCGCCGTGCGGAGCGTCCCCAACGTCTTGATCGGCAGCCTGGCGGCGGGCGACCTGCTGCTCCTGGTCACCTGCGTGCCGCTGGACGCCTTCCGCTTCTTCTCCCAAGACTGGCTGCTAGGGGAGGCGGCGTGCAAGCTGCTGCCCGCCGTGCAGCTCACCTCCGTCGGCGTATCCGTCTTCACGCTCACCGCCCTCAGCGCCGACAG GTACAAGGCCATCGTGAAGCCCATGGACGTCCAGGCCTCTGGCGCGCTGGCGCGGACGTGCGCCAAGGCCGCCGCCATCTGGGTGCTGTCGGTGGCGCTGGCCGTCCCCGAGGCCCTCTTCTCCCAGGTGGTCTCCATGCAG gGTCAGAGAGGCTCGGAGAATGTGACATTCCTCAACTGCGTGCCGTACCCTCTGTCCGACCAGACGCACCCCAAGGTCCACGCCGTACTGCTCTTCGCGGTCTACTTCCTCTTCCCGTTGGTCGTCATTTCCGTCTACTACTACCACATCGCGCGCACGCTCATGCGCAGCGCGCGCGACATGCCGGGCGAGCTCAGCGAGCACACCAAGAGACAG GTGGAGGCCAGGAAACGCCTGGCTAAGATCGTGCTGGTTTTCGTGGTGGTGTTCGCCACCTGCTGGCTCCCCAACCACCTCATCTACTTGTACCGATCCTTCCGCTACCAGCGGACGGACCTGTCGCTAGCCCACCTGTTGCTGACGCTGCTAGCCCGAGTCCTCAGCTTCTCGTCGTCCTGCGTCAACCCGTTGGCGCTCTACCTGCTCAGCGACGGCTTCCGACGCCGCTTCAACAG CCAAATGCGATGCGGCgacagcggcggcggcgtgcgTCACGAGCGTCGGGCCAGCTACCAGCACAGCACCTCTCACGTACGTTTGACCTCCATCAAAAAGGCCCCGCCCACCGTCATCGGCGACCGCCGGGAAGTTTGA
- the gje1a gene encoding gap junction epsilon-1 protein isoform X1, producing MNNTPPGLRLLRPPTVIGQFHTLFFGSVRMFFLGVLGFAVYGNEALHFSCDPDRRELNLFCYNQFRPITPQVFWALQLVTVLVPGAVFHLYAACKNIDQEEILERPIYTVFYIISVLLRIILEVIAFWLQSHLFGFQVHPLYMCDASALEKTFNVTKCMVPEHFEKTIFLSAMYTFTVITILLCIAEIFEILCRRLGYLNNQ from the exons ATGAACAACACGCCGCCAGGATTACGGTTG CTCAGGCCTCCGACTGTCATCGGCCAATTCCACACCTTGTTCTTTGGCTCGGTGCGGATGTTCTTCCTGGGAGTTCTGGGCTTCGCCGTGTACGGAAATGAAGCGCTGCACTTCAGCTGCGACCCCGATCGCAGAGAGCTCAACCTGTTCTGCTACAACCAGTTCCGACCCATAACCCCTCAG GTGTTCTGGGCACTACAGTTGGTGACGGTGCTGGTCCCGGGGGCCGTCTTTCACCTCTACGCCGCCTGCAAGAACATCGACCAGGAGGAGATCCTGGAGCGACCCATCTATACCGTCTTCTACATCATCTCCGTTCTCTTGCGCATCATTTTGGAAGTCATCGCCTTCTGGCTGCAGAGTCATCTCTTTGGCTTCCAG GTGCACCCGCTGTACATGTGCGACGCCAGCGCTTTGGAAAAGACCTTCAACGTGACCAAGTGCATGGTGCCCGAACACTTTGAGAAGACCATTTTCCTCAGCGCCATGTACACCTTCACCGTCATCACCATCCTCCTCTGCATCGCCGAGATCTTTGAGATCCTCTGCAGGCGGCTGGGCTATCTCAACAACCAATGA
- the gje1a gene encoding gap junction epsilon-1 protein isoform X2, with protein MFFLGVLGFAVYGNEALHFSCDPDRRELNLFCYNQFRPITPQVFWALQLVTVLVPGAVFHLYAACKNIDQEEILERPIYTVFYIISVLLRIILEVIAFWLQSHLFGFQVHPLYMCDASALEKTFNVTKCMVPEHFEKTIFLSAMYTFTVITILLCIAEIFEILCRRLGYLNNQ; from the exons ATGTTCTTCCTGGGAGTTCTGGGCTTCGCCGTGTACGGAAATGAAGCGCTGCACTTCAGCTGCGACCCCGATCGCAGAGAGCTCAACCTGTTCTGCTACAACCAGTTCCGACCCATAACCCCTCAG GTGTTCTGGGCACTACAGTTGGTGACGGTGCTGGTCCCGGGGGCCGTCTTTCACCTCTACGCCGCCTGCAAGAACATCGACCAGGAGGAGATCCTGGAGCGACCCATCTATACCGTCTTCTACATCATCTCCGTTCTCTTGCGCATCATTTTGGAAGTCATCGCCTTCTGGCTGCAGAGTCATCTCTTTGGCTTCCAG GTGCACCCGCTGTACATGTGCGACGCCAGCGCTTTGGAAAAGACCTTCAACGTGACCAAGTGCATGGTGCCCGAACACTTTGAGAAGACCATTTTCCTCAGCGCCATGTACACCTTCACCGTCATCACCATCCTCCTCTGCATCGCCGAGATCTTTGAGATCCTCTGCAGGCGGCTGGGCTATCTCAACAACCAATGA